One Longimicrobiales bacterium DNA window includes the following coding sequences:
- a CDS encoding glycosyltransferase family 2 protein: MSGIDIPRVPQEKLPWDRVTLSVVIPCYNEVSTVESLLRRVREVPLALEVIVVDDGSTDGTRDLLRKLDDKLIDQLVFHEKNGGKGSALRTGFGRARGDVVVVQDADLEYDPHELPILLEPILRGKADAVYGSRFLGGPHRVLFFWHSIGNRFLTLLSNMFTDLNLTDMETCYKMVRTELLQSLPLSAQRFGIEPELTARLAQAGARIYELPISYNGRSYAEGKKIGWKDGVSALWSILKYNLAPPRVPTWRAPAVDPWDAPERVTSGTPPAIGDGGGVPVNRSD, from the coding sequence ATGAGCGGAATCGACATCCCTAGAGTGCCTCAGGAGAAGCTGCCCTGGGACCGCGTGACCCTGTCGGTGGTGATTCCGTGTTACAACGAAGTCTCGACGGTGGAGAGCTTGCTGCGGCGTGTGCGTGAGGTCCCGCTGGCGTTGGAAGTGATCGTCGTCGATGACGGGTCGACCGACGGCACTCGGGACCTACTTCGGAAACTCGACGACAAGCTGATCGATCAGCTCGTGTTCCATGAGAAAAACGGAGGAAAGGGAAGTGCCCTCCGTACGGGGTTCGGGAGGGCTCGCGGTGACGTGGTCGTCGTCCAGGATGCTGACCTGGAGTACGATCCCCACGAGTTACCCATCCTCCTTGAGCCGATTCTCAGGGGCAAGGCGGACGCGGTGTACGGATCGCGCTTCCTCGGCGGGCCACATCGGGTGCTCTTCTTTTGGCACTCGATCGGGAATCGTTTTTTGACGCTCCTGTCCAACATGTTCACGGACCTGAACCTGACCGACATGGAGACATGCTACAAAATGGTCAGGACGGAGCTGCTCCAGTCACTTCCTCTGTCCGCGCAACGGTTCGGAATCGAACCCGAATTGACAGCTAGGCTGGCCCAAGCGGGAGCCCGTATCTACGAACTCCCGATCAGTTACAACGGACGGTCGTACGCCGAGGGCAAGAAGATCGGCTGGAAAGACGGTGTGTCGGCACTCTGGAGCATTCTCAAGTACAACCTCGCACCCCCACGTGTCCCGACATGGCGTGCGCCTGCTGTGGACCCATGGGATGCCCCCGAGCGTGTGACGAGCGGAACCCCGCCGGCGATCGGAGATGGCGGCGGAGTGCCGGTTAACCGAAGCGACTAG
- a CDS encoding prepilin-type N-terminal cleavage/methylation domain-containing protein encodes MDRTARDGFTLIESLMVVVIIGLLAAIAIPKFSGTREKAYFAAMKSDIKNLASRQEIYCADEYAYTTTTSLLSFTDSGID; translated from the coding sequence ATGGATCGCACAGCGCGGGACGGTTTTACACTGATCGAGTCGCTGATGGTAGTGGTGATCATCGGGCTCTTGGCGGCGATCGCCATTCCCAAGTTCTCTGGGACTCGCGAGAAGGCGTACTTCGCCGCCATGAAGTCTGATATCAAGAACCTGGCTTCGCGGCAGGAGATCTACTGCGCGGACGAGTACGCCTACACGACCACGACATCGCTTCTGTCGTTCACGGACTCCGGGATCGACTAA
- a CDS encoding type II secretion system protein, protein MTKGHTLIELAIVLALLAMSGSALAPAARRYRDNASAAAARESVIASIATARSMGVGQGGASVHLESPQWVRIVHGDSIVNEVDLARSFGATMRLGGGRPAARIVFDALGLGRLASRTVILESGSAQLRVVISSFGRVRRE, encoded by the coding sequence ATGACCAAGGGACATACGCTAATCGAGTTGGCCATCGTCTTGGCGCTGCTCGCAATGAGCGGCTCTGCATTGGCCCCCGCAGCCCGTCGATATCGGGACAATGCCTCCGCAGCCGCGGCAAGAGAGTCGGTGATCGCCTCAATCGCCACAGCCCGGTCGATGGGCGTTGGTCAGGGTGGGGCTTCGGTCCACCTTGAGTCTCCCCAATGGGTGCGGATCGTCCACGGGGACTCCATCGTCAACGAGGTCGACCTGGCGCGATCGTTTGGCGCGACCATGCGACTGGGGGGCGGCCGACCTGCAGCGCGAATCGTCTTTGACGCCCTCGGCCTGGGACGGCTCGCGAGTCGAACGGTCATCCTCGAAAGTGGGAGCGCACAGCTCCGAGTGGTGATCTCAAGTTTTGGAAGGGTCCGCCGCGAATGA
- a CDS encoding prepilin-type N-terminal cleavage/methylation domain-containing protein, whose protein sequence is MRDNKGFTLIELLIVVVIIGILAAIAIPKFSATREKAYFAAMKSDIKNLASQQEIYYADEYSYTTTTTLLSFTNSDGVTVASAATSSGWSASAVHAALGTAEGCVIYYGTAATPTVGSTTATAPGEVACTS, encoded by the coding sequence ATGCGAGACAACAAGGGTTTTACCCTCATCGAGCTCCTGATCGTAGTTGTGATCATCGGGATCCTGGCGGCCATCGCCATTCCGAAGTTCTCCGCGACTCGCGAGAAGGCGTACTTCGCCGCCATGAAGTCCGATATCAAGAACCTGGCTTCGCAGCAGGAGATCTACTACGCGGACGAGTACTCTTACACGACCACGACGACGCTTCTGTCGTTCACCAACTCCGACGGTGTGACGGTCGCGTCCGCCGCTACGAGCTCGGGCTGGTCGGCTAGTGCGGTTCACGCCGCCCTTGGCACCGCTGAAGGCTGCGTGATCTACTACGGAACGGCTGCTACGCCGACCGTCGGCAGCACCACGGCTACTGCGCCGGGTGAGGTTGCCTGCACCAGCTAA
- a CDS encoding sigma-54 dependent transcriptional regulator: MKNPVKILLVDDETAILETLSILFRGQGYQVAVADSGSKALDALDQELPDIVLTDIRMPGATGLEVLARAHEVDPEMSVILMTAQASLQSAVRAVNEGAYYYLQKPFANEELLAICRRAAETRQLRVENKRLKKEIRTGKGRPAGRPIGVAPNFVAALKLAETVASTDSTVLLSGASGTGKEVVARYIHELSERTEGPFLSINCGALPEGLLESELFGHVKGSFTGAVKDKDGLLVAAAGGTFLLDEIGETSPATQVKLLRALQEREVIPVGATKPVPVHARIIAATNRDLEEGIKRGDFRSDLYYRLNVIQLRLPQLRERKEDIPLLARYFLDSRAESDGADQSMDISDAAMDALVEYGWPGNVRELENALERAAVVATGSSVTRDSLPERVREAPPTRLAAEPIADNPTMEVIERAYILWVLQAEGGNKSRAAEVLGIDPSTLYRKLNRYGIAE, from the coding sequence ATGAAAAATCCAGTGAAGATTCTACTCGTGGACGACGAGACCGCGATCCTCGAGACGCTGTCCATCTTGTTCAGGGGGCAGGGATACCAGGTCGCCGTAGCCGATTCTGGGTCCAAGGCTCTGGATGCCCTCGACCAGGAGCTTCCGGACATCGTCCTCACAGACATCAGGATGCCCGGTGCGACGGGCCTCGAGGTGCTGGCTCGGGCGCACGAGGTCGATCCGGAGATGTCCGTCATCCTTATGACTGCACAGGCGTCTCTTCAGTCGGCGGTGCGCGCGGTGAACGAGGGAGCCTATTACTACTTGCAGAAGCCGTTCGCCAACGAGGAGTTGCTTGCTATTTGCAGGCGTGCGGCGGAGACCCGACAGCTTCGTGTCGAAAACAAGCGTCTCAAGAAGGAGATTCGGACGGGGAAAGGCCGGCCGGCAGGCAGGCCCATCGGTGTCGCGCCGAATTTTGTGGCGGCACTGAAGCTGGCCGAGACCGTCGCATCCACGGACTCAACCGTTCTTTTGTCGGGCGCGAGCGGCACGGGGAAGGAAGTGGTCGCCCGCTACATCCACGAGCTATCGGAGCGCACCGAAGGCCCGTTCCTGTCGATCAACTGCGGAGCGCTTCCCGAGGGTCTCCTCGAGAGCGAACTCTTCGGCCACGTGAAGGGTTCGTTTACGGGAGCGGTGAAAGACAAGGATGGTCTTTTGGTTGCAGCGGCCGGAGGTACGTTTTTGCTGGACGAAATCGGAGAAACGAGCCCAGCGACTCAGGTCAAACTCCTCCGGGCCCTTCAGGAACGAGAGGTGATTCCGGTAGGTGCGACGAAGCCGGTCCCGGTTCACGCCCGTATCATCGCGGCCACGAACCGCGATCTGGAAGAGGGAATCAAGCGAGGGGACTTCCGCAGTGACCTCTACTATCGACTCAACGTCATCCAGCTGCGGCTTCCTCAGCTGAGGGAGAGGAAGGAGGACATTCCTCTGCTTGCGCGCTACTTCCTCGACTCCCGAGCCGAGTCGGATGGGGCCGATCAGAGCATGGACATTTCGGACGCAGCCATGGACGCACTCGTAGAATACGGCTGGCCGGGGAACGTGCGTGAACTCGAGAATGCACTCGAGCGAGCGGCGGTGGTCGCGACGGGCAGTTCGGTCACTCGCGATTCATTGCCTGAGCGGGTCCGAGAGGCGCCGCCGACACGTCTGGCTGCAGAGCCGATTGCAGATAACCCAACGATGGAAGTGATTGAGCGCGCCTACATTCTGTGGGTCTTGCAGGCGGAGGGCGGCAACAAGTCTCGTGCGGCAGAGGTGCTCGGGATTGATCCGTCCACTCTGTATCGGAAGCTCAATCGGTATGGAATCGCGGAGTGA
- a CDS encoding tetratricopeptide repeat protein, which produces MSTSLPRARTLLFLVAVAAYLTSLGNGFAYDDNWFIVGNPVVTEALIADAFLEPAWPDAPQGVGNYRPVVLTSFAVEWAVFGGDELGFHVVSVLAQGLISLLVLALLLRFVPLLPAFLASLVFAVHPVHVEAVANVMGRAELYAALGYLGACLVYLNWRPAGGLRRGLRLLALAALSLFAMGSKKITITLPTALIALKLFRHSDAGLRQRFREEALTIVGLVAVMALYVIVRGEVLGTFTGESASPALLGLSVPERLLTALTVWPHYLRLMFFPLDLSADYGPGVILPTHSLTLEAISGAVLIVALLGGAWLLRRRAPTVSLGALWFFVTILPVSNLVVRADIVLAERTLYLPSVGLALGIAGMVHHLAGEIPMARRRVLLGLFAVFVVGMFVRTVTRNPAWMDTYSVVSTLAADHPESWLALRARGGGLERVGALAEAGDVYDIALEVAPNNYQLLVEVAGFKHRIGDHEGAEELLARAIQLLPDYSVAYERLSEQKLLDGDGRSAHAVALAGLARVGSHRGLWALVSESYVAKGDLDAAVRARRAALGQDSTSVSDWTRLGDLLELAGDTVSAEAARAHATSRP; this is translated from the coding sequence GTGTCGACATCTCTGCCTCGAGCGCGGACGCTTCTCTTCCTTGTCGCGGTCGCGGCCTATCTGACCTCGTTGGGCAACGGGTTCGCGTACGATGACAACTGGTTCATTGTTGGGAACCCTGTGGTTACCGAGGCTCTTATTGCCGATGCCTTTCTTGAACCTGCCTGGCCTGATGCTCCCCAGGGTGTGGGTAACTATCGGCCTGTTGTACTCACGAGCTTCGCCGTGGAGTGGGCTGTCTTTGGAGGGGATGAACTCGGCTTCCACGTGGTCAGCGTCTTAGCTCAGGGGCTCATTAGTCTTTTGGTATTGGCGTTGCTGCTGCGCTTCGTCCCGTTGCTCCCTGCCTTCCTGGCCTCCCTGGTCTTCGCGGTTCACCCCGTGCATGTGGAGGCGGTCGCGAATGTTATGGGGCGGGCTGAACTGTATGCCGCTCTGGGCTATTTGGGTGCCTGCCTCGTATACCTGAACTGGAGGCCCGCAGGTGGGCTCAGGCGGGGCCTTCGATTGCTCGCTCTGGCGGCGCTTTCCCTATTCGCGATGGGGTCCAAAAAAATCACAATCACCCTACCAACTGCCCTAATCGCCCTCAAGCTGTTTCGACATAGCGATGCCGGATTGAGACAACGGTTTCGTGAAGAAGCACTGACGATCGTGGGTTTGGTCGCGGTCATGGCCCTATACGTGATCGTTCGGGGGGAGGTCCTAGGCACGTTCACGGGGGAGAGTGCATCTCCCGCACTGCTAGGCCTGTCTGTGCCGGAGCGTCTGCTCACCGCATTGACGGTCTGGCCGCACTATCTCAGGCTGATGTTCTTCCCCCTGGACCTGAGCGCCGACTACGGACCGGGCGTGATTCTGCCCACCCATAGTCTGACCCTCGAGGCGATTTCAGGCGCGGTACTGATCGTCGCTCTCCTGGGTGGCGCCTGGCTCCTTCGGCGACGGGCCCCGACCGTTTCGCTCGGAGCTCTGTGGTTCTTCGTGACCATCCTTCCGGTCTCGAACCTCGTGGTCCGGGCGGACATCGTCTTGGCAGAACGGACGCTCTACCTCCCGTCTGTCGGGCTCGCCTTGGGAATAGCAGGAATGGTGCATCACCTCGCGGGTGAGATCCCAATGGCGCGCCGGAGAGTCCTGCTCGGACTGTTCGCGGTTTTCGTTGTAGGGATGTTTGTGCGCACTGTCACGCGGAACCCCGCCTGGATGGACACGTACTCCGTCGTGAGCACCCTCGCAGCCGATCATCCCGAGTCTTGGCTCGCTCTGCGCGCTCGCGGGGGTGGTCTCGAGCGAGTCGGAGCCCTTGCCGAAGCTGGAGACGTCTACGATATCGCTCTTGAGGTTGCCCCGAACAACTATCAACTCCTGGTTGAAGTGGCGGGCTTCAAACATCGAATCGGAGATCACGAAGGAGCGGAGGAACTCCTGGCGCGCGCGATCCAACTTCTGCCGGATTATTCAGTGGCCTATGAACGCCTGTCCGAGCAAAAACTTCTTGATGGAGACGGGCGGTCCGCTCACGCTGTCGCGCTGGCGGGCCTCGCGAGGGTTGGTAGCCACCGAGGGTTGTGGGCCCTGGTCTCCGAGTCCTATGTGGCCAAGGGTGATCTGGACGCTGCCGTCCGAGCGCGACGGGCAGCCCTCGGGCAGGATTCCACTTCGGTCTCGGACTGGACGCGGCTCGGGGATCTCCTCGAGCTAGCGGGGGACACCGTCTCCGCGGAAGCGGCGCGTGCTCATGCGACGAGTCGTCCGTGA